The following DNA comes from Chitinophaga nivalis.
GATCCCGGGGCGAAACAGACACCTCCGGCGCCGTAGCCGCATAGGCTGCCTGTTCTGCCTCACTATACCACAATACAGCGCGTTGGTCAGCTATGCCAGTATCATACGCCTCATTAGTCAGCAATACCTGTGCTTTACTTTCCTGCAGAATATAAGCTACCCGCTGGGCAGGATACGATGGATCTACCGGTACATAGGCTGCTCCGGTTTTTAATACTGCCAGCAGGCTTATCAGCAGTTTTTCAGAACGTTCCAGCATAATCGCGACCAATTGCCCTGCCCCTACCTGGTGCGTTGCGATCAGCCGCCGCGCCAGCCGGTTGGCCTGTTCATCCAGTTCCCGATAAGTAAGCGCCACATCAGCAAACATCACGGCTGTTTTATCGGGGGTACGCTGTACCTGTGCCGCCAATAAACTAACAAGGGTATCTTCTTCCGGAAATGCGCCCTGCGTATCATTAAAAGCATGCAGCAGGTTGAACTTTTCTGCTGCCGGCAAAAAGTCGATGGCAGCAATCCGGATATCGGGTGCAGCAATGATGGCTGCTATAATATTTTCAAAGTAACAGATCGCACGGCGGATCGTTTCTTCTTTAAACAGTGCCGTTGCATATTCCAGCTGCCACTGCAGTTGGTCTGCTTCCTCCGCAACGATCAGCGTCAGGTCCAGTTTCGCTACCGGATGCTGATAAGTGTAAGGCGTCAGCGTGAGCCCCGGGATATCCCAGGAAATGTCGTCGAAGTTCTGATACAGAAACAACACATCAAAAAGCGGATTCCGGCTCAGGTCCCGTTCCAGCTGCAGCTGCTCTACCAGCGCTTCATAGGGATAGGCGCTGTTGTTGAAACTTTCCAGCGTACTGGCTTTCACGTTAGCAAGCAATTCCCGGAAACGCAGGCTGCCTACCGGTCGGTTTCGCAGGGGCAGGGTATTGATAAATACACCCGGTATTTTTTCTGCATCTGCATGTTCCCTCCCGGCTACCGGCGTACCAATGACCACGTCTTCCTGGTTACTGAGTTTGCCCAGCCATACATTGTATACCGCCAGCAATACCATAAAAAGGGTACTTCCTTCCTGTGCGGCCAATTGTTTCAATGCAGCAGTGGTGGCTGGCGTGGTGGCAAAATGGATCGTATGCCCCGCATAATTCTTCACTGCGGGCCGCGGATAATCTGCCGGCAGTTCCAGCGCGCTGGCCGGTTCTGCAAAGGTCTGCATCCAGTAAGCCCGTTGCTGACTGATGGCATTTTGCCGGTCGGGACTTTGCTGCCATTCTGCATAATCTTTATAGTGCAACCGCAAAGGCGGTAGTTCCTCATCACGGTAAGCTGCTACAAAGTCCTGTACCAGCACACTTTGGGATACCCCATCATTGATGATATGATGCATATCGAGCCACAACAGCTGCGTCGTATCCGCGCCCGTGATTAATCCCGCACGGAATAATGGCGCGGCTTCCAGGTCAAACGGACGGATAACGTTGCCGATGCTGTGTGTAATATCGGCGCCTGCCACCTGTTGTTCCAGTGAAAACGAAACGGTTTCCAGCACCTGTTGCATTACGGCGCCCTGCACAATCGCAAAGCGGGTCCGTAAAATTTCATGGCGTTGTATCAACCGCTCAAAGGCACGGGATAACTGTTCCGGGTCTGGTATCCCTTCCAGGCGCAGGAAATAAGGCATATTATAGGCCAGCGAAGAACGATCCAGCTGGTATAAAAAATACAATTGTTGCTGTGCTGCTGTTACCCGGTACCAGGACTTGCTGTCTGCAACAGGTATGGGCGTATAGGTAGCGGTAACAGCTGCGGATATCAGCATGGCCAGACTGCTGATATCCTGGTGGGTAAATACTTCCTGCAGGGAGATGGTTACCTGGAAGTGTTTGAATATTTTATTCAGCAGCACTGTGGCTTTCAGGGAATGCCCTCCCAATTCGAAGAAGCTGGCTTTTCTGCTGATCAGCTCCTGCGGGACTTTCAGCACTTCTGCCCATATGGCTGCCAGTGCCACTTCGGTATCATTGGCCGGCGCCAGGTACCCGGTACCTGCTTCCAGCTGTGGATCCGGCAAAGCAGCTCTGTCTGTTTTTCCATTGGATGTCAGCGGCAGCTGCTCCATCCGCACAAAATAGGATGGCAGCATATAATCCGGTAGTTTACCGGAAAGGAAACTACGGAGCGCCGGTGCGGCTATTTCTGTGGCAGATACATAGTAAGCAATCAGGTATTTATCTTCTTCCTGTTCCCGGGCAATGACCACGGTTTCTTTCACACCCGGATATTTTCCCAGCTGTCCTTCTATCTCTCCCAGCTCTATCCTGAATCCCCGCAGCTGTACCTGGTGGTCTATTCTGCCAATGTATTCCAGGTCGCCACTGGCTAGTATTCTGCCGAGATCACCTGTTTTATACAATCGTTGTTCCGGATAATAAGGGTGCGGTACAAAAACGCGTGCTGTCAGTTCCGGTTTTCCCAGGTAGCCTCTCGACACACCTTCTCCACCTACATACAACTCTCCTATTACGCCACGTGGCACCAGCTGCCGGTGCTGATCAAACAAGAATACCGACAGGGTTGGAATTGGTTTACCAATATTACTGTTGTTATTTTTTATCTCCTCCGCGCCGATCTCCTTATAGGTGACATGCACAGTGGTTTCTGTAATTCCAAACATATTCACCAGCTGCACACGCGGATATCTTTCATACCAGGTATCCAGTTTGGCAGGTGACAACGCCTCTCCGCCAAATATAACGTAACGCAGCGCAGGCAAGGATGCCGGACCAACCAATTCTTCCCGTATCAGGTTATAAAAAGCACTGGGCGTCTGGTTCAGTACCGTGACCTTTTCTTCCCGCAAAATATCCAGATAGGCAGCGGTATCCCGTGCCATCATTTTTGGAATAATCACTAACCGGCCACCAAACAACAAGGCGCCATACATTTCCCATACACTGAAATCGAAGCAATGACTATGGAACATGGTCCAGACATCTCCCGGGCCGAAATCAAACTGAAATCCGTCGTTAAAGAACAACCGCACCACATTGCGGTGTGTTACCATCACCCCTTTGGGATGACCAGTGGTACCGGAGGTATAGATAATATAACAAAGGTCTGCAGGATGATTACGGTAACGGGCAAACGAAATATCCGGAGATGCGTCGGCGGCATCTTCCAGGTATATCACTGCCGGACCGGCCGGCACTTTTTCTTCAAATGCCCGGCTGGTTAATAGCAGCTGTGTACCGCTATCTTGCACCAGGTACTGAATACGTTCTTCGGGGTAGTCCACATCAATGGGCAGGTAGGCGCCACCGGCCCGGAGAATAGCCACCATCCCAATGACGGTATCGATGGAGCGGTCTGCCAGCAATGCTACAATCGTATCGGCTTGTACGCCTTTGCTCACCAGACATGCAGCAATCCTGTCGGCCGCCCGATCCAGTTCGGCATAGGTTACCTGCTGATCGCCCAGCTTGATGGCGATATTGTCGGGCACCCGTACGATCTGTTCCTCGAGGAGATCGGTAATAGTTTTGTTGGTAGGGAAAGATACCTGTGTATGATCAAAACGCTGTAGTAAGCGTTGTTCTTCTTCGGCAGCGATGGCCGTCAGTTCACCCAGGCCGGTCAGCGGAGCCGCCAGCAGGTTGCCCAGCAAGGTAATATAATGTGTCAGCAACGTTGTGATGGTACCCGGATCAAAATAATCTGCGTTGTAGATCATATTACCCTGGATCGTATCTCCATTATCTGATAGTAGCAGATGCAGATCATACTTACCATATCCATTGTTGGTGGCTGTTGTTGTAATATTTAGTCCGGCTACCGGTGGCAGGCTATCGGGCGGTGTTTCATACTGGAAAAGGATGTCAAACAAGGCGGTGCGGCTCATGTCTTTTCCCGGCGCCAGCTCTTTCACCAGTTTATCAAAAGGAATAGCTGCAAAAGACATTCCCTGTGCTTCCGCTGCTTTTAACACGTGCAGATAATTCCGGAAACAGCTTTCATCGGTAATATCGCTTTTCAATACCACCAGGTTGGCTACAGGCCCTATTACGTTTTGCGAAAAGGGCGTGTTGCGATTGGCAGCACTGGTACCGATGACGATTTCATCATGTCCGCAATACTTGCGCAGCAACATTTTAAAAGCTGCCATCCATACAATGCGGATGGGTACTTCCTCCTGTGCAGCCACCTGTGCCACTGCCTGGTACAGGCTATCCGGAATGTGGACGGTTGCCGAAGCAGCCGTATAAATATGAATGGCCGCCCTGCTGCGATCAGTAGGTATCTCCAGTGCTTTCACCTGCTGCCCCAGGTACTGTTTCCAGTAATGCAGGTACCAGGGTTCCAGTTTCAGCAAGCTTTCCTGCTGCCATAAACCGAACCCGCGATAAGACAGGCCGGTATATTTTTCCGGTGCGGTACTGCCGTTCAGCAATGCCTGATAATTGCGCAACAGTTCATCCCGCAACAACCATACAGTGTGCCGGTCTGCGATGGCATGATGAAAAACGACCAGCAACTGATACTCGTCGGTTGCGGTGTGTATCAGGACTGCCCGAAACAAGGCTGCTGATAAGTCAAAAGCCGTGTTGATCCAACGGTGCAGACGGGGCTCCAGCTCCGCTGGTTGTTCGCGCAGATCTTCTTCTTCCCAGAAAAAATCTTCACTGGTATGTATTTCCTGAAAAGGTGTTTCTTCTTTATTAATAATCCGGGTGCGGAGTATATCATATCGTTGTACCAGCCAGCCGATGCTCTTTTTGAGCCGGTCGGGCTGTAACGCGCCTTCAAAGCGGAGGAGCAGCGGAATATTATGATACACCGGTCCTTTTTCATACAGAAAACCTGCTTCAAACCGATCGATAAACCACAGACGTTCCTGGTGATAAGAAGCTGGTGTGAGACCTCCCTGCGGCAGCTTTTCGGGCAGGTATTGCGCCTGCTCGTCCCATATCGCCTGGCGTTCTGCTGCGGTAAACAAACTGACTTCCCCGGCTGACTTGCTGCTGTTGCGAAGTATTTCCTGCAGCGCCATAAAGAAGCGGGTAGCCATTTCCGCCGCGAAGCCATCACTGATCTTATCTGTTTTATATACGAACTCGATCTCCAGCGCTTCTTTAAAAAACACATATATACCAAAGGGGATACTGGTATTTTCATATACTTCCCGCAGGGAGATCTGAAAGGTTTGTTGTTGGGTAATGCTTTCATCCAACGGATAGTTTTCTATCGCGATGATCACATCAAAAAGATCTGCTGCCGGTTTTAACCGGAGTAGTTGTTTGATATCAAAATAAGAGGTAGTACAAAACTGGTTCACCTGGATGATATCGTTGTTCACGGTAGCTACCAGCGCCGACAACAACGTCTGTTGTTCGAGCTTCACCCGGAAAGGAACGGTATTCATGAAGTTGCCGATCACCGACTCACTTCCCCGTATTTCCGGCTCCCGGCAGGATACCGTTGTTCCAAACACCATATCTGCCTGCTGCCGGTGTTTATACATCAACAAGGCATAGGCAGCATATATGACAGCAGCCTTTGTTACTTTGTGGCTGGCAGAAAATTGTTCCAGTTCCTGCGCCGGTATGCTGTAATGTTTTCTTCGCAGCAACCGCTCCGTTGTGGTGCCGGTGAAATCTTTCGTCAGCGGTGTAAAGTGATACCCCTGCAGATACTGTTTCCAGAAACCACCTTCTCCTTCGCCCAACCGCTTTCTTTTAATCCGCTGCACCACTTCCTTATAGGGAATTTTCACCCGGATCTCCGGGGCCTGCTGCTGTAGCAGCCTGTGATAGTTGCCCAGCAGTTCCTTTAGCAGTAAGGCGGTACTCCAGCCATCGTAGAGAATATGATGATGGGTGATACTGAAAATATAGGTACCGGCTGTTTGTTTCAGCAGGGTAAAACGAATAGGTAATACGGTCAGGTCAAAGCGCTGATGACGATCTGCGGCTATGTATTCCGCTGCTGTGTGCTGTGTGGCAGACAGGTCTATATATTTAAAATCAATCGGGTGTTGTTTGAGTATAATATGCAGCGGTTTACTCACCTTCTCCCAGCTAAACACAGACCTTAACACCTCGTTGCCCGCCTGCACAGCGTAGATGGCCTGTTCCAGCACATCTGCCTGCAGGGCGCCTTCCAGCAGAAAAGATACCTGCACATTATACAGGCTGTTTTCCGTTTCTTTCAGGTAATGAAAAAACATGCCTTGCTGGATACCGGTTAATTCGATAATATCCTGGATATTGGATTTTTCAATTCTGCCGTTCATAGGGTTGCTGTTTACTATATAGAATATGCGCGGTAAGACGGGTTATCAGCTGGCGGGTATATAATTCCGGCCCATGCCTACCAATACCTTTCTGTCGCCGGAAAACGGTTCACGGCCATGCGTGAACAACATATTATCCAGCAGCAGCAGGTCCTGGTTTTCCCATTGAAAACTGAATTTGGTATTGTCATACACTTCCCGGATGATGGAGAGCGCTTCTGTATCGATTGGTGTGCCATCACCAAAGTAGGCGTTGCGGGGCAGAAACTCTTCTCCCAGCAGGTCCAGCAAACTTTCCTGTAAGTCTTCCTGCAGGCTGCTCACATGAAAAAGATGCGCCTGATTGAACCACAGTTTTTCTGCCGTTACCGGATGTTGAATCACGCCCTGGTTAATTTGTTTGGTGCGCAGGCCTGTTTCCGTCCACTCAAATCCGATGTTATGCGCCTTGCAGAATGCTTCCACTTCTCCCTTCTCGGTTGTCTGAAATACTTCTGTCCAGGGCAGGTCTACATCGGAGTAATTACGTACGTACATCACTTTTTTGCGTTCAAATTCCTCCCGGATGTCGGCCGGTATTTGCGCATAGGCTACCCTGCTGTCTGATATGGGCGTATTGCCCATGGTGGCAGCCTTTTGTACACACAGGAATCCAATCGTCAGCGGCCAGGTATGCGCATAGGCGTTCTCGTTATGTTGCGGAATGGTTTCTGAAGGATGATATTCGGAAGCGGTATAAATGTTATGCTCTACACTGGTTCTCGGGGTAGAGCGATAGGTGTAGGCGCCTGGCTCACTGCCAAAAAAGAGGGTCAGCATCCGGCTGAATTCTTCTCCGGATTTAATATTCAGCCCTCTTATCAGCAAGGCTCCTTCCTCCGCCAAAACAGCTGCCACTGCCTCTTTGTACTGCACCGCCCAATCTACCGGGGAGATACCGATGTTGGCTGTTTGCAACAACATTTTTCTACCTGCTATTTCCTGTATATTCAGTTTTTCCATGAGCATATATTTTAAATAGGTTTTGCTGTTTTATGCCAGCAAGGCATCCAGGTCGGCCTGGTCCAGGTCAGCGGCATCGAAGTCCGACGGGGTAAAATGCAGTTCGTCTTCGTGCCTGATATGGTGCAGGATCTCCTGCAGTTGTTGTATCAGGGTTTGTTTAAACCAGTCTATTGTAGCCGTATGGTATGCTTTGGTGTTGTAATGGATATCGATGGTGAGTATACCACGGATAATCATGGCATTGAGTTCTATTTTTGCCGTAAGATGATTATGGCCGTCATGCTCGCTGCCATGGGCCTGGCCGCTGTATACAAAGAGATCGTTGTCTAATTCACTGTCGAAGATACCGAGGTAATTAAACCGTACGGCTGTCATGGGTTCTGTTCTTTCATCCAGCGGATGATTCATGCTGCGGAGTATACCATAGCCCATTCCCTTGTGCGGTACGGCTCTGATCTGTTCCTTCACGGCCTTGATGTGTTCTCCTGTCGTATAGCCATGAAGCGATAAGCGCAACGGATACATCACCGTAAACCAGCCCAGCGTGCGGGATACATCCGGATCTTCCAGGTGGCGGCCATGGTTTTCCTGTTCTGTTACCAGCGTGTGTTGCCCGGTCCATTCCCGCAGGGTGAGTGCCAGGGCGGTATTCAACAGGATATTGACATCCGTATGATATACGTGGTGGGCTTCTTTCACCAGGAAAGTGGTTGCCGGCTCCTCCAGGGAAATGGTTACTTTGGCGGCATCTTTGACCAGCCATGCAGCGGGTTCCTCATCCTGTGGTATATCGAATACGGTACTGGTTACGGCTTCCCAGTAAGCTGTTTCTTCTTTCAGGTTTTCCGCCCAGGTCCATGCCGGCAGTTTTCTTTGCCAGTCGGCCAGGGAAGCGGTTTTGCCGGACAATGTTGCCCGCTCGCCTTTTTCGAGCGCCGTATATACGGTATACAGATCTTCCAGCAATACTCTCCAGGAAATACCATCCATCAGCAAGTGATGTGCTGTGATGAACAACAGGGAGGAATAGGTATTTTCCTGTATGATCGCTACTTTCAGCAATAAAGAAGTAGTAATATCAAAGGTACTTTTCAAGGAAACGAAAAGAGAGGAAGACGTATCTTCCGGCTTGTCTGATTCCTGTGTCAGCAGAAACCGGTCTATGGCAATCGGCTCCTCCAGTAACTGGTTATTGTAGTACAATACCTGTTTCGCAGGATGATAGTTCAGGCGCAGACTGTCGTGGTGCCGGATCAGCACCTGCAGCGCTTCTTTCAGGATATTTTTGTCCGGTTCCCGTTTCAGCTGCAGCAATACAGACTGATTATAGTAATGCGGATTTTCGAAACGCTGTGCAAAAAACCAGGCTTCTATGGGCGATAAATCTTTCTCTCCGGCTACCAGTCCCTGCTCATAACGGGCCGTGTCTTCTGTCAGTGTTGCATGTATACTGATCTGTGCAATGGTATGATAGGTGAGAATACTTCTTGCTTTCAGCTGAATACCTTGTTCATACAGGCGGGAGGCAATCTGTATCGCTTTGATGGAGTCGCCGCCCAGCTCGAAGAAATTATCTGTGACCTGGATATTTTGTTCTCCCAACACGTCTTCCCATACGGCGATGGATACTGCTTCTATCCTGTTGGCCGGCGGGCGCGCTGCTGCCAGCTCCCGCACAGATTCCGGATCGGGTAATGCCTCGTAGTTGATCTTTCCGTTTTTCGTCAGCGGGATCATTTCCAGCAGCACAAAATGGGCGGGGATCATGTAATACGGCAGCCGCTCTGCGAGATGACTGCGCCAGGCGGTGACATCCACCGGATGATCTGCCAGGTAGTAAGCACATAAAAACGGTTGCTGTTTTTTACCGGTTCGTAAGGTCACCAATGCATGGCTAACACCCGGATAACCGGCCAGCTGCTGTTCTATACCACCGAGTTCCACCCGGTATCCATTGATTTTCGCCTGCTGATCCCGGCGGCCGATGAAGCCGATATAACCACCCGGTAAACGGCGGGCCAGGTCACCGGTTTTATACAACCGGGCATCGGGCCGGAAAGGATCGGGAATAAATTTCGCTGCGGTCAGTTCCGGTTGAAAAAGATACTCCCGGGCGAGGCCATCACCAGCGATATACAATTCCCCGGCTACACCCGTTGGTACGGGCCGCATGGCCTCATCTAAAATATAGATACCCGTATTGGCGGCAGGCACCCCTATCGGCACACTGGTGGCAGTTTCCTCCGGGTCAAAGCCATGTATCATACAGCCTACTGTGGCCTCCGTAGGGCCGTATTCGTTAAACAGCTCCACCTGACCGCCGAATTTATCGTAAATGTCGCGGGCCAGTGTGGCGTCGAGGTCTTCTCCGCCAATGATCAGTCTTTTCAGGTTACCGGGCGCATTGGACAACAATAGCTTACTATCGCGTACAATACGGAGGTGCGAAGGCGTTAGTTTGATAATATTCACCTGGTTATCCAGGATGACCCGCTCTATCAGCGTACTGTTGCTGCGGCCATCGTCATAAATCACCAGCTTGTTGCCTGTGATCAGCGGACAAAACAACGCCGTGATCGTCAGGTCAAAGGAGATGGAGGTAAACAGGGGGAAGGCGGCCGTTTCATTTCTCACATAGTTTTCTGCGGCCCAGGTGATATAGTTCATCAGTGACCGGTGTTCAATCACCACCCCTTTGGGGTTGCCGGTGGTACCGGAGGTATAAATCACATAGGCCATATCCCTGGCTGTGTTTACCGGCGCCGGACTCTCTCCTGCTTCCTCCTGCAAATGACCTATATGGATAATTAAAGGCGCTTCCTGCCACTTTTCCTCTCCCAGGCTCACGTGGGCCTCATCGCTTGTAATAAGCGCCTTACAACGGCTATTTGTTACGATATAACGGATTTGTTGCGACGGGGTATCGGTATCGATCGGTAAAAATGCACCACCGGCTTTGAGGATGGCCAGTAAACTGATCACCAGCTCCGGTGAACGCCGCAGGAGCACTGCTACAATGCTGTCCGGCACAACTCCCTTTTTCCGCAGGGAGCCGGCCAGGTGATTAGCCCGGTCGTTCAGTTGCCGGTAAGTGAGCGTTTCCTGTTCCCCCACCAGCGCAATACTGTCGGGAGACAGCGCTACCTGCTTTTCAAACCAGGCCTGCATGGTACTGTCTGCAGCATATGCGCGGGCGGTCTGGTTGAATTTATGGATAAACTCCTCGTACTCATAATCCGATAGCAGGGTGAGTGTTGCCACATGCTGCTCCGGTGCGG
Coding sequences within:
- a CDS encoding non-ribosomal peptide synthetase, with translation MMPIDNLARILQERSQLKDKGVTFIERSNQEEFLSYHELYKAALHGLSYLQQAGMQPQDELVFQINDNKNFVIVFWACILGGIIPVPLSVGKKDDHRQKLFNIWPLLNRPRLIGNSQEIAQLAGFAAARGLDTLYAAMNACFLEETAALDYPDEGVLYPVVPEDIAFIQFSSGSTGQPKGVVLTHQNLMTNIRAISHAAAYTSDDRMLSWMPLTHDMGLIGFHLNPVYCGIQHYLMPPALFIRRPALWIDKVVEHKASIICSPNFGYNYLLRHWKEEPADWDLQHVRLIYNGAEPVSARQCAVFSTALKKYGLPEGAMRPVYGLAEASLAVSISRLNEPVSAIALDRDHLHVGNGIVEKEAGKGGVLFVQLGGPVLDCGLRIAADDDQELPPATIGHVQIKGDNVTGGYYNNPTATANAITADDWLRTGDIGFLRNGELYIIGRAKDILFVNGQNYYPHDIEAIMETVEGIELNKAAVTGYFNHDTQQEEILAFVLHRGTTAEFMPLAARVLATVNSRLGFALNQVVPVEDIPRTTSGKLQRFRLLEDYRNGVYNQVITEMKGLLAQAAASTQPTDDTGRRLLQLWQTVLQHNHIGIDQPFFEAGGNSLKAAELTMRVLEEFQVELSAEKFYTLPTIRQQAAVIDNSSKLNYILIPPVGKAAYYAASSAQKRLYYFWELNKTATAYNIPVAFLLQGKISIPQLETALRQLVARHETCSTIFEMQDIPVMVVKDDIPVALNCMACSMDELNEKLKSLVQPFDLNKGPLFRTQLISTGSDRHVLFLDFHHIISDGLSVYHFVRELLLLYNEEQLPDLPLQYRDYAAWEQNGPAVRRAAVQETYWLEQLQGELPLLELPADFPRPAIFSTKGERVAGSLDVATTARLKALAAANDCTLHVLLFTIYNILLSKYTGQSAIIAGIPVAGRRYPGLQELQGIFVNNLAILTRVQPTESFIGLLQQSSLQMKESLQHQDYLFETLLQQLELRREVSRNPLFDNMFVYQNMGFPRNPQDEFSITRHHFDTGYTKFDFSMEVFDEEEALVYIIEYATDLFRKDTIARIAGHFENLIQRVLAAPEQHVATLTLLSDYEYEEFIHKFNQTARAYAADSTMQAWFEKQVALSPDSIALVGEQETLTYRQLNDRANHLAGSLRKKGVVPDSIVAVLLRRSPELVISLLAILKAGGAFLPIDTDTPSQQIRYIVTNSRCKALITSDEAHVSLGEEKWQEAPLIIHIGHLQEEAGESPAPVNTARDMAYVIYTSGTTGNPKGVVIEHRSLMNYITWAAENYVRNETAAFPLFTSISFDLTITALFCPLITGNKLVIYDDGRSNSTLIERVILDNQVNIIKLTPSHLRIVRDSKLLLSNAPGNLKRLIIGGEDLDATLARDIYDKFGGQVELFNEYGPTEATVGCMIHGFDPEETATSVPIGVPAANTGIYILDEAMRPVPTGVAGELYIAGDGLAREYLFQPELTAAKFIPDPFRPDARLYKTGDLARRLPGGYIGFIGRRDQQAKINGYRVELGGIEQQLAGYPGVSHALVTLRTGKKQQPFLCAYYLADHPVDVTAWRSHLAERLPYYMIPAHFVLLEMIPLTKNGKINYEALPDPESVRELAAARPPANRIEAVSIAVWEDVLGEQNIQVTDNFFELGGDSIKAIQIASRLYEQGIQLKARSILTYHTIAQISIHATLTEDTARYEQGLVAGEKDLSPIEAWFFAQRFENPHYYNQSVLLQLKREPDKNILKEALQVLIRHHDSLRLNYHPAKQVLYYNNQLLEEPIAIDRFLLTQESDKPEDTSSSLFVSLKSTFDITTSLLLKVAIIQENTYSSLLFITAHHLLMDGISWRVLLEDLYTVYTALEKGERATLSGKTASLADWQRKLPAWTWAENLKEETAYWEAVTSTVFDIPQDEEPAAWLVKDAAKVTISLEEPATTFLVKEAHHVYHTDVNILLNTALALTLREWTGQHTLVTEQENHGRHLEDPDVSRTLGWFTVMYPLRLSLHGYTTGEHIKAVKEQIRAVPHKGMGYGILRSMNHPLDERTEPMTAVRFNYLGIFDSELDNDLFVYSGQAHGSEHDGHNHLTAKIELNAMIIRGILTIDIHYNTKAYHTATIDWFKQTLIQQLQEILHHIRHEDELHFTPSDFDAADLDQADLDALLA